The sequence CGTACCATTCCTGCGCAAGACGCGGGGTGCTCTTCATGTGGCAGGCGTAGCAATCGCCCGCCATCTGCGGAGAATCCAGATGCTTTGCCGCCTCGCAGCGCTCCGCAGGGAAGGCCCAGGCCATATACAGAAAATAGCCGCCCGTCAGCACCGCCAGGGCAAGCAGAACGATGAGCAGTTTCTTGTTGCGAGTCATGGCCGTATCTCCTTGATTTTCTGTGCGAACTTCTGATTTGCGGGAATGCGCTCGTCAAATGCGGGCAAGTGGGCAAGGTTGCGATGGCAGCCCACGCAACCGCTACGGGCCTGACCGTTCTTGCCTTCGTAATTGTCGTGCGCAAGGCGGCCCTCTGCCGAGATCGGCCCGTCTGCCTTGGCATTACGTGTCAAATCCTGATGGCAGGCGCGGCAGTTGGCATCGTCCGTAAAGCGGCGGGCAATGGGTTGCATGGCAGCCCGGTCAAGATCCGTTCCGCCATCCACATTGTGAACCCACAGGTCTTTTATCCCCATCCATGCCTTGGCGCCGAGCATGCGGGCCAGATTGCCCGAAGGGATATGGCATTGCGAGCATCCGATGGCTTTGCCCTGTGCGTCCTTGGCGTGCGGGGAGAGCATCAGTTCATCCTGATACACGCGCATTTCGTGGCAAGACAGGCAAAACTCCGTCCGCGACGAATACGACACTCCCGCTGCCGCCAGGCCTACGCACGCGGCCAGGGCGATACAGCCCACAATCCAGACGCGCTTAGAAGGATACGGCATGGTTTTGGTCTCCATGGCTGATGGTGCCGCCAAGCCAAAAGGGCACTCCCGTCCGGGGATATGCCTGCGGCAGGGCGCAAATTGTGAATTTCACCACAAAAAGCAAAAGAGGTGCCAAAAACCCTGTTTTAAAAATTTGTGTGATTAGCGGTAGTTTGTGATCTTCTGGAAGGCAGGGGGCTTAGGATTTGTCAGAATAAAATGACAAAAGTCATCTTATTCTGACAATGTGACAACTGGAGCAGACAAAAAAACCGAGCCAGCACTTTGACTGGCTCGGGAACGTGAGATGGGGCGGGGGCATATCCCGGCCCTCAGACAGATAAAAAACGCGACAAAAACTATTTTTGCGCGGCAGGCGTATTTTTATAAATCCAGGTGCTAACAGCAGTAACCGCTTGTCCTTCTATACCCAAAAAGCCGTGCGCAGACATGCCCTGGCAAGCGTCGGCAATGGCATCCCCGTGCGAAAGAGCTATCACATCCTTGCGGGGTGCGTTTTTGAAGACGCGCTGCAAACCGGCCACGCCGGAATACGGGCTGACCTTACAGGCATCCTGCTCATTGTGCAGAATAAGAACGGGGATGGAAATGCGCCCCAGATCCGCATTGTAGATGGTGCCGGAATTCTTTTTGCTGCTCTGCGTAACAGTGGAGCTGACCACCAGGGCATCGGCATTGCCGTGCTCCAGCCGCGCGGCGGTGTTGGCCGCGGATATGGTGCCCCTGCTGGTTCCCACCAGCACCACGGGCACATGCCACTGTTTACGCACAAATTCCATGACCATAGCGGCATCCTGAGCCTGCTCCGCGCTTGTGCGGTAACTGTTGGCGCTCTGGTTGCTTATGCCTGTCGGCACATCCAGCAGCACCGCCACCAGGCCCTCCCTGGCAAAGAGTTCTCTGGAGCGGGCCAAAAAATTTCCCTGAAGGCTTGTCTGATCCCCATTTTCCGTCAGCCCCAGGCAGCCGTTATCGCCCGCAAAAAGGATCACGGCGGCCTTTGGCTGTGCGGGCACATCCACCAGAGCGCGCAGTGCACCCTGCTTGGCGGTTTGCCACTGCACAAAAAGGCGCTCGGGTGATGTGGAAAGTTTTTTCTGCACCGCGCTCTGAGCATCTGCGCTCCAGGCTGGGCCACACAACACGCTCAACAGTATTCCACAAAAAAGGCACAGGGCAAAAAAAGGCTTCCACCCCTGCGCATTTTGACGCGCTGTCAGGGGCACTGACGAATCTGAGCCAATACCGATCATTGCGCCTTCCTGTTGTATCTGGCGATCACCGCCGCTCCAGAATCCCTGAGTGTCGCTGCCCTGCCCAGCGCCAGCAGCGCCATATTGTCCACAAATGCCCTTCATTGTGTAAGGAAACCGTTAAGGAACCCCTGCGTGGTGCAAACTGGCACTGCTGCCGCTGTAGTATCCCCGCCCCCATTGTGGTTTGGTGCAAATCCGCTACAGTATGCCCATGATACGTTATGGATTTGCCTGCAAGACCATCGGGGTGCCCGGCGCTGACTTGAGCGCTCTTACCCTTGCCAGAGCCACGCCCGAAAACATGCTCGCCGTGTGCCGCCACAACCTGCGCGCTCTGGGAGTCATGCTGCGCTACTGCGCCTCGGCGCGCATCCCCCTGATGCGCATCAGCTCGGACATCATCCCGCTGGCCTCGCACCCGCAAAACACATTTGAATGGCGTGCCCGGCTGCACGAGGAATTTAAGGCACTACGCGCCGTGCTGGAGGAAACCGGCATCCGGGTTTCCATGCATCCCGGTCAGTACACGGTGCTGAACTCCCCTCGGCTGGATGTGGTGGAGCACGCCGTTGCCGATCTTGTATTCCATGCCGACTTTCTTGACGCGTTGGGGGCGGACGGCAGCGCCCGCATAGTGCTGCACCTCGGCGGGGGCTATGGCGACAAGGCATCCGCCCTCGCACGGCTGGCGGAAAATCTGTTGGCCCTGCCGCCGCATGTGCTGGCCCGCATCTCGCTTGAAAATGATGAGCGCACCTTCACCATTGAAGATGCCCTGCACATCTGCGGAAAATGCGGCATGCCCGCGATCTTTGACGTTTTTCACCATTCCCTAAACGCCCCGGCAAAGGGAAATCTGGCGTACTGGCTTGATCGCGCCATGGAGAGCTGGACCCCACAGCATGGCCGCCCCAAACTGCACTATAGCCAGCAGCTTGCAGGCGGCAAACCGGGCATGCACTCGCGCACCATTGCCATGCGGGGATTTATGGAATTTCATCAGTCGCTGGGGCAGCGCGAGCTGGATGTGATGCTGGAGGTGAAGGACAAAAACCTTTCAGCCGAAAAGTGCATCCAGCTTACCAATCCAGGGCTGACGCGGCAGGAGCTTACGGCCCAGTGGGCCAGATACAAGTATCTGGTGCTGGAGAGGGATCAGGCCGCCTACACGGGCATACGCGCTCTGCTCAAGGCGGAAACGCCCGATGCCAAGGGTTTTTATGCGCTGGTGGAGCAGGCGATGGAAAAGGGACTTTACGGCCCGCAAGCCCGCAATGCCGCAGAGCATGTGTGGGGCTATGTGGACAAGCTGGCCTCTCCCGCAGAAAAAAAGCGCGCCCTGGCGGGCATGGCAGAGCTGCAAAACGGCATTGCCGCCCTGCCGCGCGTCAAACGCCTGCTGCTGACACTGGCCGAGCGGCATAAGGTGGAATACCTGCTGCACAGCATCTATTTTTATGTGTAGCAAAAAAATCGGCGCAGGGCAGAACCGTGCGCCAAAAAATGTCAGGCTGTTTCGCCCTGCCACTCCATGTGCAGCAGGGGATAGGGATTGCCCTGCCCGTCCAGAGCAGACCGCCCCACCACCTTGAAACCCTGCCGCTCATAAAAAGTCAGAGCCTGCGGATTCTGTTCGTTCACGTCCAGCGTCAGCCGTGGATGCAAAGCCCGCATATGCTCCAGAAGCGCCCCGCCCACACCGTGACGGAAGCAGCGCGGTTCAACAAAGAGCATCTCCACCTGCGCGCCGTTGCAGCCAATAAAGCCCGCCAATATGCTGCCCGCTGCGTGTTGCGCGGGTGCAGCCTGCGCGCAAGGCGCAAGCTCCGCCACCCATAGAATTTCTACGCCCGGCAGGTAGGCGTTGCGCACATCATGGAACAGGCGTTCCACCTCGCCGGAAGGCAAAAAATGGTGGGTGGCCTCCACGCTGCGCCGCCACAAATCCGCCAAGGCCGCATGGTCGCAGGCCGTTGCCTGCCGGATGCGCAATGTCTGCAAAAGAGCCTTTTCGTCAGCGCCGCTCATCGAACATTCTGATGAGCAACCCCGGCCAGCAGCCCGGCGGTGCGGTCGACACGCAGGGGCGGCACCTGGCTTTGCACTTCGAGGGTAAACTGCTCCTTGACCAGCTGACCGCTGTCGAGCAGGGCGCGGGCGCGAGCCTCTCGGTCAGGTGCGGCAGAAGCCACCGCTGAGGGCGACTGCTCATGCCCCTTGGCATACTTGGGCGAAAAATGTCTTTCGACCAGCGCCACGCAAACCGTGTAGGCCACAAAAACCACTGTTACCCCGCCGAGAAACAGCGCCGTGCGCAACAACATCTTAAGCGTTTCCATACATCTCCCGACCTGAACGTGTTATGCAGGCGCGGCTTCCCCGGCAGAGGGAGCCAGTACTTCCATCATGTCGCCCGTGCGCACAGCGCCGCCGTGCAGCACTTTGGCAAATACGCCCTGGGTGGGCATGATGCATTCGCCCATGGTGTGGAATATCTGGCAATGACTGTGGCATTCCTTGCCGATCTGCGTAACTTCCAGCAGCACGTCATGACACGCAATGCGGGTTCCCACCGGCAGAGCGGCAAAATCAATACCGTCCACTATCAGATTTTCTCCAAAACAGCCGTTGGCGACCAGAGCGCCCCGCGCCTTGAAGGCCTCAATGGCCTGCCACGAAAGCAGGCTGACCTGCCGGTGCCAGTTGCCCGCATGAGCATCACCTTCAATGCCATGATTTTCAATAATATTTGCCTGATCCACGGCCTTTTTGGCCGTGCCTTTTTTCTGACTGGTGCAAATGGCTATGATCTTGCCCATACTACATTTCCTTTACTGTCTTTATGCCTTGCCGCCTGCAAACGGCTGCCCGCAGTCTGCCCCAGATAGGCGGCTGCGTCCAGTCAGGCGGCAAGCCTGCTGCCAGACACATCATGTGTGCTTGTCCACCCGCCAGATCGCCGTGGGCGAAAAGCCAAGCAAACAGGCGCGTGAGCAGTGGAACCATCTAATAACACTATTTACGTAGGTTATCACAGCCCGCGCGCGCCGCCAAGGTGAGCCGCCTCAGTAATTATACTTCCAGGTCAGGCCACCCTTGGTGCTCTGCTGCTCGGTGCGCAGTTCAAGGTTGGCCTTTGGGGTCAGTTCCAGCTGAATCACAAAGGCGGTTGTGCCCTGCTTGGCACCCTGCTGTACGCCCACATAAATATCTTC is a genomic window of uncultured Desulfovibrio sp. containing:
- a CDS encoding NapC/NirT family cytochrome c; its protein translation is MPYPSKRVWIVGCIALAACVGLAAAGVSYSSRTEFCLSCHEMRVYQDELMLSPHAKDAQGKAIGCSQCHIPSGNLARMLGAKAWMGIKDLWVHNVDGGTDLDRAAMQPIARRFTDDANCRACHQDLTRNAKADGPISAEGRLAHDNYEGKNGQARSGCVGCHRNLAHLPAFDERIPANQKFAQKIKEIRP
- a CDS encoding alpha/beta hydrolase; translation: MSVLCGPAWSADAQSAVQKKLSTSPERLFVQWQTAKQGALRALVDVPAQPKAAVILFAGDNGCLGLTENGDQTSLQGNFLARSRELFAREGLVAVLLDVPTGISNQSANSYRTSAEQAQDAAMVMEFVRKQWHVPVVLVGTSRGTISAANTAARLEHGNADALVVSSTVTQSSKKNSGTIYNADLGRISIPVLILHNEQDACKVSPYSGVAGLQRVFKNAPRKDVIALSHGDAIADACQGMSAHGFLGIEGQAVTAVSTWIYKNTPAAQK
- the uvsE gene encoding UV DNA damage repair endonuclease UvsE, which produces MPMIRYGFACKTIGVPGADLSALTLARATPENMLAVCRHNLRALGVMLRYCASARIPLMRISSDIIPLASHPQNTFEWRARLHEEFKALRAVLEETGIRVSMHPGQYTVLNSPRLDVVEHAVADLVFHADFLDALGADGSARIVLHLGGGYGDKASALARLAENLLALPPHVLARISLENDERTFTIEDALHICGKCGMPAIFDVFHHSLNAPAKGNLAYWLDRAMESWTPQHGRPKLHYSQQLAGGKPGMHSRTIAMRGFMEFHQSLGQRELDVMLEVKDKNLSAEKCIQLTNPGLTRQELTAQWARYKYLVLERDQAAYTGIRALLKAETPDAKGFYALVEQAMEKGLYGPQARNAAEHVWGYVDKLASPAEKKRALAGMAELQNGIAALPRVKRLLLTLAERHKVEYLLHSIYFYV
- a CDS encoding GNAT family N-acetyltransferase — protein: MSGADEKALLQTLRIRQATACDHAALADLWRRSVEATHHFLPSGEVERLFHDVRNAYLPGVEILWVAELAPCAQAAPAQHAAGSILAGFIGCNGAQVEMLFVEPRCFRHGVGGALLEHMRALHPRLTLDVNEQNPQALTFYERQGFKVVGRSALDGQGNPYPLLHMEWQGETA
- a CDS encoding MOSC domain-containing protein, with product MGKIIAICTSQKKGTAKKAVDQANIIENHGIEGDAHAGNWHRQVSLLSWQAIEAFKARGALVANGCFGENLIVDGIDFAALPVGTRIACHDVLLEVTQIGKECHSHCQIFHTMGECIMPTQGVFAKVLHGGAVRTGDMMEVLAPSAGEAAPA